One window from the genome of Phycisphaerales bacterium encodes:
- a CDS encoding tetratricopeptide repeat protein — translation MSTIQCPARLEVARLLRQARFNWRLSRLGEALDTLEPVVRLVEEECELMPSPRQAEQRESVSPRQCWALGATRLAAQCAYLAGRHERLAHLIRVAQRRFGDDATLLHIAARAAMDEGRVDEALAPARRACALAPRRARLLEWLGRAEARAGNIKEALDAVRAAASLRPRRASLRIELAELALANEEHDLGLAALGALIDPPCLLHARLLAGAGRWREAVEMYDRVIDAGHATPAFQSISPTHVASMALRRPNRGLVGDADLLRASIERIEVLERLGDREALQALADAEVDDPFRCGAVLVRLAESMLNMDDAPRCVRLARRCRTGGQAPMALALLSVAAALLGRRMLAERCRARLGVRDQSLLARAWRRGLMAQIIAAQTSCERAGADPTQSVLEPLLSHATNVLGEVLEQSPHFADVHFHRGNCLSALGREREAAEEVNEALRINPNYADARRLAATLQHAA, via the coding sequence ATGAGCACGATCCAATGTCCAGCGCGGCTCGAAGTGGCGCGGCTGCTGCGGCAGGCGCGGTTCAACTGGCGCCTCAGCCGGCTCGGTGAAGCGCTCGACACGCTCGAACCCGTCGTGCGCCTTGTCGAAGAAGAGTGCGAGCTTATGCCCTCGCCGCGCCAGGCGGAGCAGCGCGAATCAGTTTCGCCGCGGCAGTGCTGGGCGCTCGGGGCGACGCGGCTGGCGGCGCAGTGCGCCTATCTCGCCGGCCGGCACGAGCGGCTCGCGCATCTGATCCGCGTCGCGCAGCGGCGCTTCGGCGACGACGCGACGCTGCTGCACATCGCGGCTCGTGCGGCGATGGATGAAGGGCGAGTCGACGAAGCACTCGCGCCGGCCCGGCGGGCGTGCGCGCTGGCGCCGCGGCGGGCCCGGCTGCTCGAATGGCTCGGCCGCGCCGAAGCGCGCGCGGGAAACATCAAAGAGGCTCTCGACGCCGTACGCGCTGCAGCCAGTCTGCGGCCGCGTCGCGCGAGCCTGCGCATCGAACTGGCCGAACTCGCGCTGGCGAATGAAGAGCATGATCTCGGCCTGGCGGCGCTGGGGGCATTGATCGATCCGCCGTGCCTGCTGCACGCGCGCCTGCTCGCGGGCGCCGGGCGGTGGCGCGAAGCGGTGGAGATGTACGACCGCGTGATCGACGCCGGGCACGCGACGCCCGCGTTTCAGTCGATCTCGCCCACGCACGTGGCGAGCATGGCGCTGCGACGGCCCAATCGCGGCCTCGTCGGCGACGCCGATCTGCTCCGCGCGTCAATCGAGCGCATCGAAGTGCTCGAGCGCCTCGGCGATCGGGAAGCGCTGCAGGCGCTGGCGGATGCGGAAGTCGATGACCCGTTCCGCTGCGGCGCGGTGCTCGTGCGGCTGGCGGAGAGCATGCTGAACATGGATGATGCGCCGCGATGCGTGCGCCTGGCGCGGCGGTGTCGCACGGGCGGGCAGGCGCCGATGGCGCTCGCGCTGCTGTCGGTGGCGGCGGCGCTGCTGGGTAGGCGGATGCTCGCCGAACGCTGCCGGGCGCGGCTGGGCGTGCGCGATCAGTCGCTGCTGGCGCGGGCCTGGCGGCGCGGACTCATGGCGCAGATCATCGCAGCGCAGACGTCGTGCGAGCGTGCGGGCGCCGATCCGACGCAGAGCGTGCTCGAGCCGCTGCTCAGCCACGCGACGAACGTGCTGGGCGAAGTGCTCGAGCAGTCGCCGCATTTTGCGGATGTGCACTTCCATCGCGGCAACTGCCTCAGCGCGCTCGGCCGCGAGCGCGAGGCGGCCGAGGAAGTGAACGAAGCGCTGCGCATCAATCCAAACTATGCAGACGCCCGCCGCCTCGCGGCTACCCTCCAGCACGCGGCTTGA